The proteins below are encoded in one region of Xenopus laevis strain J_2021 chromosome 8L, Xenopus_laevis_v10.1, whole genome shotgun sequence:
- the g2e3.L gene encoding G2/M phase-specific E3 ubiquitin-protein ligase has translation MSQIRLQSSKNLPCMFCFLPDDCTERFGEKKTYPEHDLTLHYNCLLLSSGIWQRGKENEDIYGFLVCDIKKEVNRAKKLRCSLCKNRGASIGCEFPKCRRSYHYPCGVKKECIFQFTGSFRSYCWEHRPVQKIVSSQTDCSPCTICLENVNHVPSYHVLCCPCCKTSWFHRNCLQGQALSAGLFFFRCTVCNNKDIFQKEMLRMGIHIPERDASWELEENAFQELLIQYQHCDAKKCLCQGGREYSDPESKWEIIRCQCCGSSGTHRACSSIHKQDQSWECPDCRGIVCTPGKRSCPASLAQSDQLGCLSFGMESSPKCPRLSTTPKGKVLLRHITTQERTISGILRDLRLQINPDSVCSMLIQKESLWKSSIECFQNSKFCPSSTLQVKFSKHKLRAECQQPNGALPEYFGLLLNAMRNSPLLEGSEHKNIALNLEALQDNLYYEAGRMVALALIHGGPAPGFFSQTLFRCLIYDPQHVLPSVEDVADPNVAQAILTIQSCQRIGMLKSAVIHYFDYLQKTGSLCLVQTVSDKVLIVKELLAHHVIRRVQQPLESFKQGLMTLGVLEKIQAHPALFWSALVLGPEKLTAKAMTDLFTVTYTDLRANQSDALGFWVDYLENTEEGATASSLEDILNFATGLPSIPPAGFDPRPSVRFLHKARPKARKYINCLELPVCSSYLEFANIMNKALCTKCKA, from the exons ATGAGTCAGATCAGACTGCAGTCCTCAAAGAACCTGC CCTGCATGTTTTGTTTCCTTCCGGATGACTGTACTGAAAGGTTTGGGGAGAAAAAGACCTACCCTGAACATGACTTGACCTTGCACTACAACTGTTTG CTGCTGTCCAGTGGTATCTGGCAAAGAGGAAAAGAGAATGAAGACATTTATGGGTTTCTTGTTTGTGACATTAAGAAAGAGGTTAACAGAGCAAAGAAGTTG AGGTGCTCTCTTTGTAAAAATCGAGGAGCTTCCATTGGCTGCGAGTTCCCAAAGTGTAGACGTAGTTATCACTACCCTTGTGGTGTAAAGAAAGAGTGTATTTTCCAGTTCACTGGCAGCTTCAG GTCATACTGCTGGGAACATCGACCTGTCCAGAAGATTGTCTCGTCACAAACAGACTGTTCTCCTTGCACCATATGCCTTGAAAATGTAAATCATGTTCCTTCTTACCACGTTCTGTGTTGCCCCTGCTGTAAAACATCCTGGTTTCACAGAAACTGCCTGCAG GGTCAAGCTCTGAGTGCTGGATTGTTTTTTTTCCGCTGCACAGTATGTAATAATAAGGATATATTTCAAAAGGAGATGCTGCGTATGGGGATCCATATTCCAGAGAG GGATGCATCATGGGAGCTTGAGGAAAATGCTTTTCAGGAACTTTTGATACAATACCAGCACTGTGATGCCAAGAAATGTTTGTGTCAGGGTGGCCGGGAGTATAGCGATCCAGAAAG TAAGTGGGAGATTATTCGCTGCCAGTGTTGTGGGTCcagtggcacacacagggcaTGCTCCTCTATTCACAAACAAGACCAGAGCTGGGAGTGTCCAGACTGCAGAGGCATTGTATGCACACCAG GGAAGCGATCTTGTCCTGCATCGTTGGCTCAATCTGATCAACTTGGATGTCTGAGTTTCGGAATGGAGTCCTCTCCTAAATGCCCAAGGCTGTCCACAACACCTAAAGGCAAAGTGCTCCTCAG GCATATAACCACCCAAGAAAGGACGATTTCGGGCATACTGCGTGATCTCAGGCTTCAGATAAACCCTGATTCTGTCTGTTCAATGCTGATTCAAAAGGAATCTCTCTGGAAAAGCTCCATTGAATGTTTTCAAAACAGCAAGTTTTGCCCTTCTAGCACACTGCAGGTGAAGTTTTCAAAGCACAAGTTACGAGCGGAGTGCCAGCAGCCAAACGGGGCACTACCTGAGTATTTTGGTTTGCTGCTGAATGCAATGCGGAACTCTCCACTACTAGAGGGGTCTGAGCACAAGAATATAGCTTTGAATCTTGAAG CACTGCAGGACAACCTGTATTATGAAGCTGGAAGAATGGTGGCATTGGCTTTGATCCATGGAGGGCCTGCTCCTGGTTTCTTCTCACAGACTCTCTTTCGTTGCCTCATCTATGACCCTCAGCATGTGCTGCCTTCTGTAGAAGATGTGGCAGATCCCAATGTTGCTCAAGCGATTCTTACg ATCCAGTCTTGCCAGAGGATTGGAATGCTGAAGTCTGCAGTTATCCATTACTTTGACTACTTGCAAAAGACTGGTAGCCTGTGTCTGGTGCAAACTGTCAGTGACAAGGTTCTGATAGTCAAGGAATTGCTGGCCCATCATGTCATCCGTAGGGTACAACAGCCCCTAGAAAG CTTTAAACAAGGTTTAATGACTCTTGGGGTGCTAGAGAAGATCCAGGCACACCCCGCCTTATTTTGGAGTGCCTTAGTCTTGGGACCAGAGAAACTAACTGCGAAAGCCATGACTGACCTGTTCACTGTAACATATACAGACCTCCGTGCAAATCAGAGTGATGCTCTTGGCTTCTGGGtagattatctggaaaacacagaAG AAGGGGCAACTGCAAGTTCCTTGGAGGATATTCTGAACTTTGCAACAGGTTTGCCCTCCATTCCACCTGCAGGTTTTGATCCACGACCCTCTGTCCGGTTCCTACATAAAGCACGCCCCAAAGCACGCAAATACATAAACTGTCTGGAATTGCCTGTCTGCTCCAGCTATTTGGAATTCGCCAATATCATGAACAAAGCATTATGTACGAAATGCAAAGCATAG